The DNA window ACCCCCAAGAGTTATAACTAATTGCTATATTGTATAACACGCAAAGGCCTCCTTTGTCAAGGACAGCGGCTACTGGCAGATAGAGCGGAGCCATTCGTTTATAGAAAAACGCAGGCAGAGGAGCCACTTCCAAAACGATGGGGGGGAGGCAGAGAAAGGGGGCACAAAGATAGAGCAAAGATATAAAAGCACGCCTGCAGGAGATCAGCTTTGGGTCCGGGGTAGGGAGGGCTCGCGCGCAGCTGAAGGTGTCTGAGCAGACCCTAACGGCAGGGCAGGAGCTGGCAAGCAGGAGGGCAAGCCTTTGACGGTCTCCGCGAGGGCGAGGAGGGCCACGAGCCGAGGGAGGCGATCAGGCAAGCCAGACTGAGCGAGCAAAAGGTGGCATTGAAGCCACCGCCCCGCTCAGGTCATCCACTCCTCGGGGGTCTTGATCCGCACGCCGCCATCGCTGCGCATCTTCATCAATCTGGCATCCTGCTCCATACGAGCGCGCAGTTGGGCCATAGATACCCGATGCCAATAGGCTGCCGGGAAAAGGCCGATGCCCAGGGCCAGAGCTGCCGCGATCTCTGCGCGATTGAAGCTCAGGCCGGGCGGCAAATGAAAGGGGATAGAGGTTAGCACGCCCAGGTGGAAGAGGAGCACAACGCAGAAGACGGCCAGTTCAATCAAACCAGCCCCGATATAGGACAGCACTTCTGTCTTCTTCCGCTTGCGAAAGACAATGACCAGCCCAAGGTTGAGCAAGAACAGGAACGCTGTGATAATCAGCGTCAGCCAGACAAAGATCGCTCTCAAAATACTGCCTCCAGCCACAGGCCCACAAGTGGGCAAATTTCACTTCAGGAAAAACGACGATGTTCCCCGTTACTAGAAAACGATCAGCTCAAGGAGTTGTCACGAGCAGATTGGAGAAAGCCACCTCCGTTCCCTTCAGGTTCACAAGCAGCCCCAGCGAGCCAGAAGGAATCGAGCCATCTTGAGCTGTTCCCACCTTCTTGCCATTCACGTAGAAAGTAAAGTTCTTGCCGCTCGCCACAATTTTGATCGTATTGGTGGCCTTCGACCCATGTCCCTGGTGGTACTCCTTACCAAAGCTCTTCGACCAGATCTTTGTCCAGCGATTATCTTCCGAGGCGGAGCTATTAAACTTCCAGAACTGGTATTCGCCATCACTGGTGTTGCGCACCTCGAAGGCGTAAAACTGAGTCGTTACCTTGCCTCCCTTGGACTGCTGGCTGTAGCGGACAATCATACCAAACTGGTTATTGATCGAGCCATCATCTCCTTTGATCTCCTGCATCGTCAAGGTATAGGCCAGCGAGGTGCTCAGCAATGGCCCGGGAGCGTCGGGCAAGATGGCCACCGCCATATTGTTATCGTCATTGTTAATGATGTGATAGGCCCCGTTCTTGAAGACAAAGAGGCGTGAGCCGCTGGTGGCAACAGGCCAGTTGTGGATATTCTGAGCCAGCGGGTCCTCCATGATCACACTGGGCGTCGGCGTCCCTTTGACCGCTGCGGTTCCTGTTGCGGCCACCGCGGTGACAGCTCCCTTTCTCGCTTGAGGTGCCGGATTAGCGTGCAGGCGGGAGAACATGAGCAAGCCGGAGCCGGTGAGCACTACCAGCAAAACGACCAGCAAGATGAGCAGATTGCGCTTCTCTCTCCAGAGCAAGGTGGGAGAGAACCTCGGCTGCTGGGCCGGGCTGCTCTGAGCGGGGGAAGATTGCCCAGACTCAGTCAGGACGGGCAGCATACTGGTCACGTAGCGTCCCGGCTGGCCCGCGACAGGAATCTGCACCAGGCGCAGAGCGCCGGTTAGGGCCGCTGTATTCTTGCTACCACCGGCCTCAACAAAGGGCAAGGGACCCAGGGCGCCGGTCGTTGTTCCGGGAAGAGTGCTGGTGGCGCCGGGGAGCGGGCTAGTGAAGGGAGTAAGGACCCGCGTGACATTGGGAGAGAATCCTGTACCTGTAAAGGAAGTCGGCGCCGGTGTGGGAAAAGGTAGCTGGACCTCTGGCGCCTCCGGGCTAGCGGAGAAGGTTGCTGGAGAGGCCCCCTGCTGAGCGAGCGGCGCCTGGAGACCTTCGCCAAAGGCGGAGGTGTCGGTCATCTGCTGGCTTTGGAAGAGAGCGGCTTGATTGAGGGCCATCGTTGGTGCCCCAGCCCCCGCATCAGCCATAGCGCTGGCGCCAGCCGAGGATGAGGAGAAGGCAGCAGAGCCGAAGGGGGATGGAGACGACGTTACACTGGCCGAAGGCAGCTGGGTCTGAAACGGCTGTCCCTCGCCTGGGAAAGGCATCTGAGTCACCTGCATCTCGCCTGCCTCTGGGCCAGTCGGCATGGCCGTCTCCGCCTGGAGGCGAGCGGCACTTAGCAGGCCGAGCTTACGCACCGGACGCGAGCCGAGCGCCCCTGTGCCAGCGGCAGTCTCTCCCCCACTGGGCAGGGCATTACCTGCTGCCGCCTCCTCCCCAGGTCCTGGTTGCGGCTGGGGAGCAGCATAAGCAGCGGCATTGGCAACCGGGTCCGTCGCATTCTGCGCGCTCTGTTGCTGCCAGATAGGATCAAAGAGACTTCGTCGTGGTGGGCGTGACTGATCTGGACTCTGAGATGGATGCATCCCCTGCTGTCCTCCCTCTCGTGACAAAGTGCCTGCTAGCCAGTGCTGGTGTCAACGTCTGGCGGAAGGTGGCAACCAGCTTCAGTTTCAGGGACAGCCAGTGCCAGTGCCGTCGCCAACAGATCGAGAGTGCCCCGTGCAGTTTGCGCTGAACGGCGATGGCCCCTTGTATTCTGGCTGTTGGCTGTTGATCTTGCCGGAAGCCTTCCAGGAACGCAGGAAGCAGCGCAGGAGCGAGAAAGGTCATAGGAGGAAAAAGCGCCTTCACCACTACTGGCCACGACCAACAACCAGCTCTGTTCCCTGCCCTGTCTGCCCTACCAACGAGCCATTTTCCTCCCCCCCTCCCAGGAAGCCACCCCGCAGGGTACCTGTTTCCATACCAATCCAGGATCATCCCACGCAGTGCTTCAGCGTCCATTGCATCCTCGGTTAATTGCGCGTAATCAGCAGATTCTTAAAAGCGACCTCCGTCCCGTTCAGATTGACCAACATACCCACGGTACCCGAAGGAAGCGAGCTATCCTTCGTCTGACCCACGACCTTGCCATTGACAATGAAGGTAAAGTTAGAGCCATTGGCAAAGACCTTCAAGGTATTAACGTTCTTGGGTCCCTGTCCCTGGTGAAATTCGCTTCCAAACTTCTTGCGCCAGATCGGTGTACCCCAGGCATTATTGGGGCCACGGCTATCATCATACTTATAGAAGCGGTACTCGCCGCCCTTGATGTTCTGGACCTCGAAGCTATAGAAGGTCGTTACCGTTTTGCCACTGCGCGTCTGCTGACTGAAGCGCAGAATCAGGCCGAACGAATTGTTGATATTCGCATCGTCGCCCTTAACCTCCTGCATGGTCAAGCTATAGCCCGTCGGTCCTGTGAAAGGAGCAGACTGGAGGACAACGGCGATCCCCTTCTGGCTATGGTTAGTGATATGATAGGCGCCATCCTTAAAGGCATAGGTATCCGCAGGAGTCGTCGGCCAATCATGAACATTCTGCGACAGCGGATCAGAGAAGAGCACATCACTGGCATTGGCCGCGGTGGCCATCGGCGAGGCTGTTGACTGCAGCCCCGGAGTCGCGCTTCCCTGTGGTTCCATTTTCTGGCCGCTATGCAGATGGCCTAATAGCAGCAGACCGGAGCCAACCACCAGGATGAGTGCCGCCACAATCAAGGTGACCACCATGCGGGCCCGGGTCCGCCGACGCTCGCCCCTGGCAGCGCTTTTCCCCTGCCCCGTACCGGGCGTGGCCAGGGGGAGCAGGCCGGTGACATAGCGACCCGGCTGGCCGGCGACGGGCACTTTGACCACCTTGACGGGGCCGGTCAATTTCACCAGAGGCGAGGTGGCCGTTTGCTGGGCCACTGGAGCCAGGGCTCCTGTCGTTGTCGGCAGAGCGGGCGACAGCTGCTGGACCTCCTGGCTCTGATTATCCACGGGTCGCTGCTCTCGCACCCCTAAGAGGCCAGAGCCAGGGGCCGGAGCGACCACAGATGGCAGGGGATCGGTGAAATTGGGCTGCTGCTCCTCAGTCGACCAGAGCACGGCTGGCTGTTCATTGGTGACTGGGCCAGCCTGAACAGGTGCGCTGTCCGGCACAACCCCGGCGCCCACACGGGGAAACATCCCGGTGCGTGAGAGCAGACCCCCCCGGCGACTGGCGCTGCTGGCTGTTGGGAGCTTCGCCGTAGGCTGAGGAGGCTCAGCCGCAGGCAACTTCAGCGAAGGAACAGGGAAGGCCATCGCCGGGGGATCGCCAGCGGGTGCCCCCTGCACCGGAGGAGCCGCCTGCGCAGCCTGCGCTTGCGGGGCGGAAGCCATATTGACGGCAGGTTGGTGAGCGCTAGCCGTCATCCAGCGTGGGTCAAGTAGTCCGCCGGCACTGCCGGGCACAGCGAACTTCCCCGAGAGGCCAAGCGCTGCAATGGCGGGATTTTGACCCGTATCGACAGTGATGCCAGCGGAGGTCAGAGCCAGGCGAAAGGCCAGAGCCATTTCCTGGCCACTAAAGTAGCGATCGGCAGGATTTTTTGCGAGTGCGCGCAGGATCACCTGCTCTGCAGCAACAGGAAGATCAGGGCGAAAAACACGTGGTGACGTGGGCGGAGTCTGCAGATGCTGAGCAGCGATCTGCATTGGGGCCTCACCCCGGAATGGCGCCACACCCGTCACCATCTGATAGAGAATGACCCCGAGCGAGTAGAGGTCGGCCCGCCCATCGACTGGCTGCCCCAGCACCTGCTCGGGAGACATGTAATCGGGCGTACCCACCGGCGCCCCCGGCCCTGTCAAGCGCACCTGGTTCGCCCGCTCCTCAGAGATAATTTTCACCAGACCGAAATCGGTCAGTAGCAAGCGGCCATCAGGCGTCTTTAAGATATTGGCCGGTTTGACATCACGGTGAATGACGCCCCGCTCATGAGCGAAATCAAGGGCCGCGGCCAGCTGCTCAAGATAGTTGAGCACCTTGGGCAGGGCCATCGCCCCCTCACGCTCCATCTCATCGCGCAGTGTCCCCCCGCTGACATAGGGCATGACCAGGTAGGCCAGGCCTTGCTGCTCCCCATACTCATACACTGGCATAATATTGGGATGCTCCAGCGAGGCGGCAGCATCCGTCTCGCGCCGGAAGCGCTCCAGAAAGGCCGCCAGCTGATGAGGCGTCAGCGAGGCCATCGGGAAGAGCACCTTCACAGCTACCTGACGGCGCGGTCGCGACTGCTGTGCCAGGAAGACCGCGCCCATACCACCCTGCCCGATCAAGCGCTGGAGCGTGCAGGTCCCCAGCTTCATTCCAATCAAAGCTTCAGGATTCATGCAACATCCTCTTTTGTTTCAATCGCCCAGCTGCGATTGTTCTTCAGCAACGACGTGCAACCCAGTCTTCAGCGCGCAGGCACGTCGGGGGGGGTACACCACAGTGTATCGTGAAATATTTTTTCGCTTGTACATCTTAGTTAATTTACACAGCTCTGACAATGAATCCGCCTGGCAGGCATGACCAAAGTAATGGTTGTGGGTAATGGTTCTTCGCCACCAGAAACGGGATCAAGACCCTCTGAGCGCCACTCGTAGCGCCACTCGTGGCCTTCCCCTGCCTTCGCTGACCTCCTCAACGCCTCCTCAAAGAGAGGCAGGACCCCAGTTCATCACTTCAGAGGACCTCGCCAGCGAAGTGCGCTAACAGCAAAAGAGCAGGCTCTCCTCCTTTTCTGGTACTGGAGGCGGAGAAGCCTGCTCAGAGTAGGGGCCTGGACCAGTTCGCTCCCCGCTAGGGGCAGGGTCCTTTCATTCAGGCCGCTCTTCGTTTGAGCCGCTGGCCTTGCGGCTCACCGATAATCTGGCCATTGTGGTAGACGAGCTGGCCGCGCAAAAAGGTCGCCAGCGGACGCCCGAGCAGTTCCAGGCCCTCGTAGACCGACCACTGATTTTTGGTATAGAGATCTTCCTTTCTCACCCTCCAGGTTCGCTCGGTATCAATGACCACAATATCGGCATCCTTGCCCACGGCCAGGGCTCCCTTCTGCTCAAAGCCAAAGATGCGCGCGATATTGCCCGAGGTGACCTGAGCGATACGGATCAGCCCCTCTTCCAGGGTCTCTCTCCCAAAACGCTGTATCCAGTTGCTGACTAAGACAGGGATCGCCTCTTGCAGTCCAGGCATGCCCGAGGCCACTTCCCATACGCTGGCCTTCTGTTTCTCGGCCAGTGTATGGGGGGCATGATCGGTCACCACCGTGTCAATCTTCCCCGCGCGCAGCAGCTGCCAGAGCTGATCTTGCGCCTCCGGGGAGCGGAGGGCTGGTGCAATGTTGATCAGGTTGCCATAGCGGGCATAATCGGCACTGCTGAAGGCCAGATGGGCCGTTGTGACCTCGCCATAGACCTCCACCCCAATCCTGCGGCCAAAGTCGACCGCTGCAAACTCCTCGGGCGTCGAGAGATGCAGCAAGTAGAGCTTCACGCCGAAGTATTTGGCCAGCGAGATCATCTCCAGGACAGAGGTCAAGACGACCGAGAGGTTGCGCACCTCTCCCCAGGCCGCTGGATCGTGTCGACCTGCGATATCACGGTAGTGATGCAGAAAGTAATCGATAAGCTCCTGATTTTCGGCGTGGACAATGGCCATCAGGCCCCGCTCGCCCAGAATGGCAAAGATACGGGCCAGGTCGCTCAGGTGCGGAATAGTCGTCGGCGCGCTCTGGTGGCCGGCGGCGAAAATCTTGACCCCGGTGATCTTGTCAGGATCAACCGCCCTTAGTTCATCGATCTCCTCGCGCGAGACCCCCATGTTGATGGCAAAGTCGCAGTAGGAGCGCGCTGCATACCGCTGGATCTGCTCGTCAACCCGCCCCGCGGTCGTGGTCGGCGGCCTGGTATTGGGCATGTCTAAAATGGTGGTATAGCCTCCAGCCAGACCGGCCCGCGTTCCATGGGCAATATCTTCCTTGTACTCCAGACCCGGCTCACGCATGTGGCCATGCACTTCGATCAGGCCGGGCAGCAGGTACTTTCCCCGGAAATCAAAGGTCTCTCCTTCACCCCGGTCAGGGAAACCCTCTTCTATGCGGGCGATTCTACCATCGACGACGGTGATCGTTCCGTTGAGAATGCGATCGGGCAGCACGAGCGCTCCCTTGAGGATTGTTGGCATAGCACCGCTCCTCAATACTCGTTCCAGGCCTTGATGGGGATCGTGCGCAGATCCTTGTTGACAATGGCCCGCGCGAACAGACGCACTTGCTTGACTTTGGTCAGCAGCGGAATATTATAATCGACTGCCGCACGGCGTATTGTATAGTTGTCATCGACTTCTTTCATTACATAGTTGTCAACTACATTGATGGCAAGATCAATTTTGCGCTCGCGGAAGTACGTCAGCACATTTGGCTCTCTCTGCTCGTGGATCTTGAAGAGCATCTTCGCCTCAATGCCATGCTGGCGTAGGAAGGCGCAGGTCTTCTCGGTGGCATAGAGCGGCAGCCCCAGAGAAGCCAATAATTTGGCGGTCTCCAGGAATTTCTGCTTCTTCTCCTCGCTACCGATACTGATGAAGATGCCCTTCTGGGGGATATGGCTACCGGTGGCAATGACGGCCTTGAGATAGGCTTCCTCCAGATCCTCGCCAAAGCAGGCCACTTCGCCCGTCGAGGCCATCTCGACCCGCAGCAAGGGATCGGCACCCGTGAGACGCGAGAACGAGAACTGCGGCGCCTTCACTGCTGTAAAGGTCAAAGGGGGCAGGGTGACAGACGCGATCTCCTCCTGGAAGAGCGCATCCACAAACAGCTCGATCAGATTGAGGCCGGTCACCTTCGAGATGAAGGGGAAGGTGCGCGAAGCGCGCAGGTTCGCCTCGATCACGTAGACCTGGTTGTCCTTGGCCAGGAACTGAACGTTGAAAGGTCCGGTGATCTCCAGGGCGCGCGCAATGGCTCGCCCCGCCTCCTCGATGCGTTGGAGAGTCTCAGTATTAATGGTCTGGGGAGGCAGGACGATCGTCGCGTCTCCAGAGTGCACACCAGCATTTTCGACATGCTCAGAGATCACAAAGGCTTTGATCTCGCCTCGCTGGGCCACCGCATCCAGCTCGACCTCCTTGACTTTCTGGAAGAACTTGGTGACAGTCACCGGATGCTCGGGCGAGACGGCAGCCGCATATCGGGTGTAGCGCTCCAGCTGCTCAGGAGTGTAGCAGACATTCATGGCGCTGCCGGAGAGCACGTACGAGGGACGCACCAGAACCGGATAGCCAACGCGCTCGGCAAAGCTGAGGATATCTTCGATGGCCTCGAAGGTATCCCAGGCTGGCTGACGAATGCCCAGCTCATCCAGCAATTGCGAGAATTTCGAGCGATTTTCGGCCTGGTCGATGTGCTCAGCCGAGGTGCCCAGAATGGGAATACCATAGTCATGCAGAGCCTTGACCCGGTTATTGGGGGTCTGCCCGCCGACTGAGACGATGACCCCAGCAGGGTTCTCAAAGTCGCAGATATCGGCGATGCGTTCAAAGCTCAGCTCCTCAAAGTAGAGACGATCCGACATGTCATAGTCGGTGGAAACCGTCTCTGGGTTGCAGTTGATGACGACGGAGCGCTTATCATACTTCTTGAGGGCCTGCACAGTGTTGACGCTGCTCCAGTCAAATTCTACCGAGGAGCCAATCCGATAGGGGCCGGAGCCGAGCACGACTATGCTTTCCTTGCCCAACGGCTCGACATCGTGATGCTGCCCATTATAGGTCATGTACAGATAGTTAGTGTCAGACGGAAATTCGCCCGCCAGGGTATCGATCTGAAAAACGGAGGGCAGGACTCCATAGCGCTGGCGCAGCGCCCGAATCTCCAGCTCGGTCTTGCCGACCAGCTCGCCAATACGCTTATCAGAAAGGCCCGCTTGCTTCAGGAGCAAGAGACGGGTGGCGGTCAGCTCTCGATCGCGTGCAAGCTCCTCTTCCAGCTTGACGATATGTTGAATACGATACAAAAACCAGGGATCGATGCCGGTGATCTCATTGATCTCCTCAATCGAGAAGCCGTTGCGCAGCGCGACAGGCAGAGCAAAAATGCGCTTGGGAGTGGGAGTATAGAGATACTTATCGATAATCGCGTCCTCGCTCTCCTCTCCCAGAAAGACCCGCTTGGAGGTCGCCCCCTCAAGCCCGAGGTCCAGCATGCGAATAGCCTTCTGATAGGCCTCCTCAAAGGTACGCCCAATGCCCATTACCTCGCCAACGGACTTCATGCTGGTGCCGATTGTTTGATCGGCGCCCTTAAACTTATCCAGGTCCCAGCGAGGGATCTTGACCACCACATAGTCCAGGCTTGGCTCAAAGCAGGCCTGTGTCACCCCCGTGACCTTATTGGTCAGCTCAGGGAGCGCGTAGCCGAGGGCCAGCTTGGCGGCAACATAGGCCAGAGGATAGCCGGTCGCCTTGCTGGCCAGAGCCGAGCTGCGCGAGAGGCGCGCGTTGACCTCGATGACGTAGTACTCGGATGTGCGCGGATTGAGGGCAAACTGCACATTGCACTCGCCGACGATGCCCAGGCTCCTCACAATGGCAATTGCCGCCGAGCGCAGTGTATGGTACTCGCTATTGGTGAGCGTCTGGCTGGGGGCCAGCACCACCGACTCGCCGGTGTGGATGCCCAGCGGGTCCATGTTCTCCATGTTGCAGACCGTGATGCAATTATCATAGGCATCACGGACAACCTCATACTCGACCTCTTTGTAGTGGTGCAAGTATTGCTCGACCAGTACCTGCGGAGAGAAGGCCAGGGCACTGGTGACAATGCGCCTCAACTCTTCCATATTGTGAGCAATACCTGACCCCTGGCCTCCCAGCGCGAAGCCAGCCCGCAGCATCACCGGGAAACCGATCGTTCGGGCAATTTCCTGCGCCTCCTCCAGGGACTCCGCGCTTTTGCTGACCGGCGTTGGAATATTGATCTGGTGCAGATGTTCGGCGAACTCCTGGCGATCTTCTGTCAGAATAATGGCGGTGACCGGCGTGCCCAGGATCTCGACCTGATACTTCTCCAGGACGCCGCTCTTGAAGAGCTCGACCCCGCAGTTGAGCGCCGTCTGCCCGCCGAAAGAGAGGAGAATGCCGTCCGGGCGCTCCTTCTCGATGATGCGCTCCACAAAGAAAGGCGTGACTGGCAGAAAGTAGACCTGGTCGGCCAGCTCCTTGGAGGTCTGAATGGTCGCAATGTTGGGGTTAACCAGAACGGTTGAGACCCCTTCTTCGCGCAGCGCTTTGAGAGCCTGGGAGCCGGAGTAGTCGAACTCCCCGGCTTGCCCAATTTTGAGTGCCCCCGCCCCCAGAACCAGGACCTTGCGCAATTTTTTCATCGTGAGCTGCGAGCCTCCTTTTCAATGCGAACGCGAGCGAGGAAGTGATCAAAGATCCAATCGGTATCCATTGGACCGGGCCTTGCTTCTGGATGGAACTGCACAGAGAAGAAGGGAAGCTCGTGATGGATCATGCCTTCGTTGGTGCCATCGTTCCCATTAATAAACCAGGGCGCAAATCCTGGCGGCAATGTTCCAACAGCAAAACCATGATTTTGGGTTGTGATAAAGCAGCGTTTGCTATCATTCAGCAGACATGGCTGATTCTGGCTTCGGTGCCCAAATTTCATCTTATAAGTATCGCCGCCGGCGGCCAGGGCCAGGAGCTGGTGGCCCAGACAGATGCCCAGCATGGGGATAGTCCGCTTCAGCGCGATCTGGATAGTCTGGATCGTCTTCTGCACCGTCTTTGGGTCGCCAGGCCCATTGGAGATCACGATTCCATCGAAGTCAAAGGTATTGGCCGGCGCAAAGAGATCATAGTCCCAGGGGACGCGAACCAGGCGCACATTGCGTCTCAGCAGCGAGCGCACAATATTGTGCTTGGTGCCGCAGTCGAGCAAGGCAATGGTGAGATCGCCCTCGCCCAGACGCTCGACCTGCTGGCATGAGACACGCGCTACCAGGTTGTCGAGGTTCGGGTCATAGAAGGGCAGATCCTCATCGTCGAGGACAATTTTGCCCAGCATCGTCCCATGCGTACGGATATGTCGCGTCAGGAGACGGGTATCCTTGATTTCCAGGGCCGGCACCTGCTGTTCTTGCAACCAGGTGCGCAGAGTCATGGCGCTCTGGGCGTGAGAGGGAGTGTCTATATAGTCGGAGACAATCAGTCCAGCGATATGAATCCGCTCGCCTTCCCAGTGCGCCGCCTGCGGCACTCCATAGTTGCCGATCAGTGGATAGGTCATAGCCAGGATCTGGCCCCCATAGGAGGCGTCGGTCATCGCCTCGGGGTAGCCGACCATGCCCGTGCAAAAGACAACCTCACCGGCGGTGGAAGCCTCATAGCCGAAGGATGTGCCTTCAAAGGTCGTGCCATCCTCCAGCACCAGCCTCCCCCGGCGGGCACCGGTATCCAGCGCAAAGCGAGAGAGATCAGCAAAGGAGTTTTCAACCAGAAATGTCCGATCTACCATGTTCTGCTGCATCCAGGAAGTCCTTTCAACGACACTACGCTTTCCCCAGAATCAACGCCAGCAAGGCCATGCGGGTGTACAAACCGTTCCTGATCTGGGAACGCAGATAGACCGCGCGTTCATCGCCATCGACAGCGGGATCGATCGTTCCAACACGCGGCAAGGGGTCCATGAGTATCATCTCGCGATTGGCACGCTCAGCCAGTAACGCCGGTGTCACCTGGAACGAAGCAGCAGCCAGTTGTTGATAGTCATCGAGAGATGAAAGACGTTCTTTCTGAATACGTGTCCAATACCAGAAGTGACAGTCAGTTGGAATGTCTCGCTCACTGTGGATCTCCACGATTTCAATGCCGCGAGACCTCAGCGCACGCAGCTCTTCGCGCGCGAGGCGCAGCGCTTCGGACGAGAGGAGATAGACGGTATTGCCCTCGAAGAGGGCCAGGCCACGAATGAGCGAGTGCAGGGTACGACTGTTGAGCGGATCACCGGCCAGCAGGCCCTTCAGATGATCAAGACGTCCAAAACGCTCATAGATCGTAAAGAGGTCGAGCAGCGTCTGAGTGGGATGCTCATTGTTGCCATCGCCGGCATTAATCACCGGGACACTGGCAACCTCTGCCGCTCGCTGAGCCGCCCCCGCGCGCGGATGGCGCAGGACAATCGCCTGCGTATAGGCCCCGAAGACGCTGATCGTGTCCTCAAACGATTCCCCTTTCCAGACCGAACTGACGACCTCCGGATTCTGGATATCGAGCGTTTGCCCACCGAGCCGCTTGACCGCAGCCGCAAAGGAGCCGAAGGTCCGGCTGGAGGGTTCATAGAACAATAGGGCGACGAGTTGACCAGCAAGTAGCTGAGAAGGCTCACTCGCAAGGACCAACTCCTTCATCTCGCGCGCCAGTGCGAAGACTCTATACAGATCGGCAGCTGAAAATTGGTCCAGAGAAAGGATATCTTTCCCCCTGAAATCTCCGCTGATCAGCTCAAGTGAGCCAGGCGGATGAGTGATCACTTGATTCATGCTGTCCTCCAGCTAGCCTTTCAGCATAACCTGTTGACTGGTCATACGCTTGTCAGTGCTCCATTTCCTTTTTGCTGTCGTCAAGCAACCGTGAAATGGAGCGAGCGCGAGCATCCTCCTTGCCTGCTCACGAGATACGGGCTGCCCTGGCTGAGGCTATAAAAAAATTCCCCACCCCTGTCTCCAGGGGTGAGGAAAAAATCTTCTTCCTCAGGCAAGACACCGGGTCCACCCCATCTGTAGAATGAACAGTCTACCCTCCATAGGGGGAGAGTCACGAATAACTGTAACTTGATCAAAGACATGATGGAGCCAGACCCTTTGTCCACAAACTTGCCGAGCAAACCCATTTCAAATCGTCATATATTTATACACGCTACTTTGCTAAAAGTCAATAGCCAACAGGTACCTACGAGAAAGGAGAGGTGCGACACCTCACCTTGTGGCTATCAGCTGGCACTTTTTTCCGAAGAGAGTTGTTGCGCCTATCGCTCGGGCGGAGCCGCGGAGAGATGCGGCTCCCCAGCATCTCCTCAGCAGCCCCGACGCCCAGAGACAAGTGTCCAGACTGGGGCAGCGTCCAGTTCTCTGTCCCCTTCCCGGCTGGGCCGGGCCGCCCTAGGCTTCTTCGATCAGGTCCTGGAGAGCCTCGTGGGGATCGCTATCTTCCTCGGCATCCAGCGGCAGCTCTTCCCCATTGATGCGCGCCACCATCGAGGGCACCGTCCGACTTTGCAGGATGATGCCCCGCATTAGCAAGGCACTGGCCTGAGCGAACAAGG is part of the Thermogemmatispora onikobensis genome and encodes:
- the carA gene encoding glutamine-hydrolyzing carbamoyl-phosphate synthase small subunit: MQQNMVDRTFLVENSFADLSRFALDTGARRGRLVLEDGTTFEGTSFGYEASTAGEVVFCTGMVGYPEAMTDASYGGQILAMTYPLIGNYGVPQAAHWEGERIHIAGLIVSDYIDTPSHAQSAMTLRTWLQEQQVPALEIKDTRLLTRHIRTHGTMLGKIVLDDEDLPFYDPNLDNLVARVSCQQVERLGEGDLTIALLDCGTKHNIVRSLLRRNVRLVRVPWDYDLFAPANTFDFDGIVISNGPGDPKTVQKTIQTIQIALKRTIPMLGICLGHQLLALAAGGDTYKMKFGHRSQNQPCLLNDSKRCFITTQNHGFAVGTLPPGFAPWFINGNDGTNEGMIHHELPFFSVQFHPEARPGPMDTDWIFDHFLARVRIEKEARSSR
- the pyrB gene encoding aspartate carbamoyltransferase — protein: MNQVITHPPGSLELISGDFRGKDILSLDQFSAADLYRVFALAREMKELVLASEPSQLLAGQLVALLFYEPSSRTFGSFAAAVKRLGGQTLDIQNPEVVSSVWKGESFEDTISVFGAYTQAIVLRHPRAGAAQRAAEVASVPVINAGDGNNEHPTQTLLDLFTIYERFGRLDHLKGLLAGDPLNSRTLHSLIRGLALFEGNTVYLLSSEALRLAREELRALRSRGIEIVEIHSERDIPTDCHFWYWTRIQKERLSSLDDYQQLAAASFQVTPALLAERANREMILMDPLPRVGTIDPAVDGDERAVYLRSQIRNGLYTRMALLALILGKA